In one window of Gossypium arboreum isolate Shixiya-1 chromosome 4, ASM2569848v2, whole genome shotgun sequence DNA:
- the LOC108458556 gene encoding phosphatidylinositol 4-phosphate 5-kinase 6-like: MSKKLGFRKALETKVKKSQVAAKKKAISIFTAMSVAHVDEEEAGSGEVRHVEKVLPRGDFYIGEWCDGLPHGNGKYLWTDGCMYVGGWFKGKIMGKGKFCWPSGATYEGEFKSGFMDGQGTFTGFSGDSYKGSWVMNLKHGQGIKNYFNGDYYEGEWRTGFQEGEGRYQWTNGIHYDGQWKNGLMNGNGRMEWSDGNSYEGCWEDGFPKGNGTFRWPDGSSYVGVWSKDVKEMNGTYNPSDSSTEKPDWDPQVVFSEYLKECKICPGEKMSILPSKKMPHWPGMGKGNDQGRPRRMSDGKLNCHSFSSDMHDVSAISEGDSKDDDDGIESLCLEDSTSRGSLPHFKTPTKRQGQTISKGHKNYELMLNLQLGIRHSVGRPGPVISLDLKSSAFDPKEKVWTKFPPEGSKHTPPHQSSDFRWKDYCPLVFRTLRKLFDVDAADYMISICGDDALRELSSPGKSGSFFYLTNDDKYMIKTIKKAEVKVLLRMLPAYYNHVRSFENTLVTKFYGLHCVKLTGTAQKKVRFVIMGNLLCTHYTIHRRFDLKGSSHGRTTSKPESEIDPSTTLKDLDLNYLFRLEKTWFEEFCRQVDRDCDFLEQERIMDYSLLVGFHFREVPTPLASGAVTPTGNADHENEEVPRLSQTGQDQLDSEPSGGSSIRLGISMPARIEKTVRKPECETQLVGEPTGVFYDVILFFGIIDILQDYDITKKLEHAYKSMQYDPTSISAVDPKQYSKRFRDFIFKIFVEDT, encoded by the exons ATGAGCAAAAAGCTTGGCTTTAGAAAGGCTCTGGAAACCAAAGTAAAGAAATCACAAGTAGCTGCAAAGAAAAAAGCAATAAGCATATTTACAGCAATGTCTGTTGCTCATGTTGATGAGGAAGAGGCTGGTTCTGGTGAAGTTCGCCATGTTGAAAAAGTCCTTCCAAGAGGCGACTTTTATATAGGGGAATGGTGTGATGGTTTGCCTCATGGCAATGGGAAATATTTATGGACTGATGGTTGTATGTATGTCGGTGGGTGGTTTAAAGGAAAGATCATGGGGAAGGGAAAATTTTGTTGGCCTTCAGGTGCTACCTATGAAGGTGAATTCAAGAGCGGGTTTATGGACGGTCAAGGGACTTTTACAGGTTTTTCAGGAGATTCTTATAAAGGTTCTTGGGTTATGAACCTTAAACATGGACAAGGGATTAAGAATTACTTCAATGGGGATTACTATGAAGGCGAATGGCGCACTGGATTCCAGGAGGGAGAAGGGAGGTACCAGTGGACCAATGGGATTCATTATGATGGCCAATGGAAGAACGGGTTAATGAATGGGAATGGAAGAATGGAGTGGAGTGATGGGAATAGTTATGAGGGTTGTTGGGAGGATGGTTTCCCTAAAGGAAATGGGACTTTTAGATGGCCAGATGGGAGTTCCTATGTTGGTGTTTGGAGTAAGGATGTTAAGGAAATGAATGGAACATATAATCCTTCGGATTCTTCAACTGAGAAACCAGATTGGGATCCTCAAGTGGTGTTTTCGGAGTACTTGAAAGAGTGTAAGATATGTCCTGGTGAGAAGATGTCAATTTTGCCATCAAAAAAGATGCCACATTGGCCTGGAATGGGCAAAGGGAATGATCAAGGGAGGCCAAGGAGAATGTCTGATGGGAAGTTAAATTGTCATAGTTTTAGTTCTGATATGCATGATGTTTCAGCTATTAGTGAAGGGGACTCCAAGGATGATGATGATGGTATTGAGAGTCTTTGTCTTGAAGATTCTACTTCAAGAGGGAGTCTTCCTCATTTTAAGACACCCACGAAGAGGCAAGGGCAGACAATATCCAAAGGCCACAAGAATTATGAGCTTATGCTCAATTTGCAACTTGGTATTAG ACACTCAGTTGGAAGGCCTGGTCCAGTTATATCCCTTGATCTCAAGTCCTCGGCTTTTGATCCCAAGGAAAAAGTATGGACCAAATTTCCGCCAGAAGGATCCAAGCACACTCCGCCTCATCAATCTAGTGATTTCAGGTGGAAGGATTATTGTCCACTTGTGTTCAG AACCCTTAGGAAGTTGTTCGATGTGGATGCAGCTGATTACATGATTTCAATATGCGGGGATGATGCCCTTCGGGAACTATCATCCCCTGGAAAAAGTGGAAGTTTCTTTTACTTGACCAACGATGACAAATACATGATAAAGACGATAAAGAAGGCAGAAGTAAAA GTGCTCCTAAGGATGCTTCCGGCCTACTATAATCATGTTCGGTCCTTTGAGAACACCCTAGTCACCAAATTTTATGGTCTTCATTGTGTGAAATTAACTGGGACAGCGCAGAAGAAG GTACGATTTGTTATAATGGGGAATCTGTTATGTACTCACTATACCATTCATAGGCGCTTTGACTTGAAGGGTTCTTCCCATGGTCGCACAACTTCTAAACCTGAATCGGAAATTGATCCGTCTACAACCCTCAAAGACCTTGATCTCAATTATCTGTTTCGGTTAGAGAAAACGTGGTTCGAAGAGTTTTGCAG GCAAGTTGATCGAGATTGCGACTTCCTTGAACAAGAGAGAATTATGGACTACAGTCTGTTGGTTGGTTTTCACTTTCGAGAAGTTCCCACACCTCTTGCTTCTGGAGCTGTTACACCTACTG GAAATGCAGACCATGAAAATGAAGAAGTTCCTCGGCTATCTCAAACAGGACAGGATCAGCTTGATAGTGAGCCCTCAGG GGGGTCTTCCATTCGATTAGGTATTAGCATGCCTGCTCGGATCGAAAAGACTGTGAGGAAACCTGAATGTGAAACCCAGCTTGTCGGAGAACCAACTGGTGTATTCTATGATGTTATCCTCTTTTTTGGTATAATCGATATCCTACAAGACTACGATATTACCAAGAAGCTTGAGCATGCATATAAATCAATGCAATATGATCCAACTTCAATTTCAGCTGTTGATCCAAAGCAATACTCAAAACGCTTTCGggatttcattttcaaaattttcgtaGAGGACACATGA
- the LOC108460472 gene encoding formate--tetrahydrofolate ligase, producing the protein MSSSRSVRKLEVVSPVPADIDIANSVEPFHISEIAKDLNLSPNHYDLYGKYKAKVLLSVLDELESSDNGYYVVVGGITPTPLGEGKSTTTVGLCQALGAYLDRKVVTCLRQPSQGPTFGIKGGAAGGGYSQVIPMDEFNLHLTGDIHAITAANNLLAAAIDTRIFHESTQSDKALFNRLCPPNKEGKRKFSDIMFRRLKKLGITETQPEDLTPEEVKKFARLDIDPNSITWRRVMDVNDRFLRKITVGQGPEEKGMVRETGFDISVASEIMAVLALTTSLADMRERLGKMVIGNSKAGEPITADDLGVGGALTVLMKDAINPTLMQTLEGTPVLVHAGPFANIAHGNSSIVADKIALKLVGPQGFVVTEAGFGADIGTEKFMNIKCRYSDLRPQCAVIVATIRALKMHGGGPEVVAGKPLDHAYLNENVPLVEAGCVNLARHIINTKAYGVNVVVAVNKFSTDTEAEMNAVMNAAMAAGAFNAVICTHHAHGGKGAVDLGVAVQRACASGNQQLKYLYPLDISIKEKIEAIAKSYGASGVEYTEQAEKQIEMYTKQGFSGLPICMAKTQYSFSHNAAEKGAPGGFILPIRDVRASIGAGFIYPLVGTMSTMPGLPTRPCFYEIDLDTATGKVIGLS; encoded by the exons ATGAGTTCGTCAAGGAGTGTAAGGAAGTTGGAAGTGGTATCACCAGTGCCGGCAGACATAGATATTGCAAACTCAGTTGAACCATTTCATATTTCTGAGATTGCTAAGGACCTTAACCTCAGTCCCAACCATTATGATCTTTATGGCAAATACAAAGCCAag GTGTTGTTATCTGTACTCGACGAGCTTGAATCCTCCGACAATGGATACTATGTCGTGGTTGGAGGGATCACTCCAACTCCTCTTGGAGAAGGCAAGTCCACTACTACAGTTGGTTTGTGTCAAGCTTTGGGTGCTTATCTTGATAGAAAG GTCGTTACGTGTCTTCGCCAACCATCACAAGGACCAACTTTTGGAATAAAAGGGGGTGCAGCTGGTGGAGGCTACAGTCAGGTAATCCCGATGGATGAGTTCAATCTTCATCTAACAGGCGATATTCATGCAATAACGGCTGCAAACAATCTACTTGCTGCTGCCATTGATACTAGGATCTTTCATGAGTCTACCCAATCAGACAAGGCTCTTTTTAATCGTTTATGTCCACCAAATAAAGAAGGAAAAAGGAAATTCAGTGATATCATGTTTAGACGATTAAAGAAACTTGGTATCACCGAAACTCAACCTGAGGACCTTACACCTGAAGAAGTTAAGAAATTTGCTAGGCTTGATATTGACCCGAATTCTATTACATGGAGAAGAGTGATGGATGTTAATGATCGGTTCTTGAGGAAAATCACCGTTGGCCAGGGCCCGGAAGAGAAAGGGATGGTGAGGGAAACTGGATTTGATATTTCAGTTGCTAGTGAAATAATGGCAGTTTTAGCCCTGACTACGTCTCTTGCTGATATGAGAGAGAGGCTAGGAAAAATGGTGATTGGAAATAGCAAGGCTGGTGAACCTATAACTGCTGATGATCTTGGTGTTGGAGGTGCTTTAACAGTTCTCATGAAGGATGCCATTAACCCTACTCTGATGCAGACCCTCGAGGGAACCCCTGTTCTTGTTCATGCTGGTCCATTTGCAAACATTGCTCATGGTAATTCATCTATTGTGGCTGATAAGATTGCACTGAAGCTGGTTGGACCACAAGGGTTTGTGGTCACGGAAGCAGGTTTTGGTGCTGATATTGGAACAGAAAAGTTCATGAATATCAAGTGTAGATACAGTGATCTAAGACCTCAGTGTGCTGTTATTGTGGCAACAATAAGGGCCTTGAAAATGCATGGTGGTGGCCCGGAAGTTGTTGCAGGGAAGCCTCTCGACCATGCCTACCTAAATGAGAATGTTCCGTTGGTTGAAGCTGGTTGTGTGAATTTGGCTAGGCATATTATAAACACAAAGGCCTATGGTGTGAATGTTGTTGTTGCTGTGAACAAATTCTCAACCGACACTGAAGCAGAAATGAATGCTGTTATGAATGCAGCTATGGCTGCCGGGGCATTTAATGCTGTAATTTGTACTCACCATGCTCATGGTGGTAAAGGAGCG GTTGACCTTGGAGTTGCAGTCCAAAGGGCTTGTGCGAGTGGGAATCAGCAACTCAAATACCTGTATCCTTTGGATATTAGCATTAAAGAGAAAATTGAGGCAATTGCTAAGTCATACGGTGCCAGTGGTGTTGAATACACCGAACAG GCTGAGAAACAGATCGAGATGTACACCAAACAAGGGTTTTCGGGTCTACCAATCTGCATGGCGAAAACTCAGTACTCATTTTCGCACAATGCTGCTGAGAAGGGAGCACCAGGTGGATTTATCTTACCGATAAGGGATGTGCGAGCCAGCATAGGAGCCGGGTTCATTTATCCTTTAGTGGGTACAATGAGCACAATGCCAGGGCTACCAACAAGGCCATGCTTTTATGAAATCGATCTCGACACTGCCACCGGAAAGGTCATTGGTCTTTCATGA